A part of Thermococcus sp. SY098 genomic DNA contains:
- the cas7i gene encoding type I-B CRISPR-associated protein Cas7/Cst2/DevR, protein MGRFLVMDVVFYGSSLNYDQGSGNYQELKKITRWDGRQYTLVSRYALRYSMLNDSGVFGKDELAPGEVFTKDEKSKGDVFNPKPDLLFSGEILKYPEFDLFGYLVTKSEPTQSRTAPVRISHAVSMTPFYYDSHFNGNHWIAQRALKAGLTTKLEPNLFTIEEHYSYYIYTVVVDVDNVGRFSVFTTKIDDVKTVLDNLKAGGENAKKVEEYKGLIENDGKSKKKGENESKGNTPTTGLVLNSKDGKIGIGNVHLEELRIIPILDPTSNKREVKVSLYEIQFDLGEEARKERVLKLVKAVLNLKRKIKGRVEFLAPKLLILGIYKDKPYDSFKDRIQLLGEFEEEEYVEVEEKDGKVIKKVKRVTTGENDTEEYVEEIVESNSEGSSEKTVRVRRKRSVSRKRTAVFEINGANGNIKQVGSKESLTCYIEKLLFNESKKCGGDDKDDTIPEILIFKDPSVEVRLE, encoded by the coding sequence ATGGGAAGGTTTTTGGTTATGGATGTGGTCTTTTACGGGAGCTCCCTCAACTACGACCAGGGGAGCGGGAACTACCAAGAGCTCAAGAAGATAACCCGCTGGGATGGGAGACAGTATACGCTTGTGAGCAGATACGCCCTGAGATACAGCATGCTCAATGATAGCGGTGTTTTTGGAAAAGATGAGCTTGCACCGGGAGAAGTCTTCACAAAAGACGAGAAAAGTAAGGGCGATGTTTTCAATCCCAAGCCAGACCTCCTGTTCAGCGGGGAGATACTCAAGTATCCGGAGTTCGACCTCTTCGGGTACCTCGTTACAAAGTCAGAGCCAACTCAGTCGAGAACCGCCCCTGTTAGGATAAGCCATGCGGTTTCGATGACACCGTTTTACTATGACTCACACTTCAACGGGAACCATTGGATAGCCCAGAGAGCTCTGAAGGCTGGCCTCACCACAAAGCTTGAGCCAAACTTATTCACGATTGAAGAGCACTACTCCTATTACATCTACACCGTTGTCGTTGATGTTGATAACGTGGGAAGGTTCTCAGTATTCACGACGAAGATAGACGATGTTAAAACAGTCCTTGATAACCTAAAGGCCGGGGGCGAAAATGCAAAGAAGGTTGAAGAATACAAAGGGCTCATCGAAAATGACGGCAAGAGCAAAAAGAAGGGCGAGAATGAAAGTAAAGGAAACACTCCAACGACAGGGCTGGTTCTCAACTCTAAGGATGGAAAAATTGGGATTGGAAACGTTCATTTAGAGGAGCTTAGGATAATACCAATACTTGATCCGACGAGCAACAAGAGAGAGGTTAAAGTTAGTCTCTACGAGATCCAGTTTGACCTCGGTGAAGAAGCAAGGAAAGAGAGAGTTCTCAAGCTCGTCAAGGCCGTTTTGAATCTTAAGAGAAAAATAAAGGGACGCGTTGAGTTCCTCGCTCCAAAGCTCCTGATTCTCGGAATCTACAAAGACAAGCCCTACGACTCCTTCAAGGATAGGATCCAGCTCCTTGGCGAATTTGAGGAGGAAGAGTACGTTGAAGTTGAAGAGAAGGACGGAAAAGTAATCAAGAAAGTTAAGAGAGTAACAACAGGTGAGAATGACACGGAAGAATACGTCGAGGAAATCGTTGAATCCAATTCGGAAGGCTCAAGCGAGAAGACTGTCCGCGTTAGAAGGAAGAGGAGCGTTTCAAGAAAGAGAACCGCTGTTTTTGAAATCAATGGTGCTAACGGAAACATCAAGCAAGTGGGATCCAAGGAGAGCCTTACGTGCTACATCGAAAAATTGCTGTTCAATGAAAGCAAGAAATGTGGGGGAGATGATAAAGACGACACTATACCCGAGATTTTAATCTTCAAAGACCCGAGCGTAGAAGTTAGACTCGAGTGA
- the cas5b gene encoding type I-B CRISPR-associated protein Cas5b: MTMSEKTLLIELFQPFAQYRNPFTFYYAQTYPLPPKSTIIGMLQNALDDWYGHNRGVDEWWNLKVSVHGGFESVFWNYQQLIKATKAGISLVRFRGKPTLWNQNLPLYGFPVTSQRSPVLQQELFNGWLYILIRGDRGFLGEIKEALERPRKVLSLGRSEDVVFLRRVEFIVGKEKKAREIAIKYPTYVGVSTEMLRKKEYPTYSIPVKVVFKNDGKPVRHKAEINTNTFRDVEFKSVIYVGAWTFLKFKEKVRLEEYSIEGKRLKVVTDESASGWL; this comes from the coding sequence ATGACTATGTCAGAGAAAACCCTGCTCATAGAGCTATTCCAGCCTTTTGCCCAGTATCGCAACCCCTTTACTTTCTATTACGCACAGACTTACCCGCTACCACCGAAGTCGACGATAATCGGCATGCTCCAGAATGCACTTGACGATTGGTACGGTCACAACAGGGGAGTTGATGAATGGTGGAACCTCAAAGTCAGTGTTCATGGGGGATTTGAGAGTGTCTTCTGGAACTATCAGCAACTGATAAAGGCCACAAAGGCAGGGATTTCCCTCGTCCGCTTTAGGGGCAAACCTACACTCTGGAACCAAAACCTTCCTCTCTACGGTTTTCCTGTAACTTCTCAAAGAAGCCCGGTTCTCCAGCAGGAACTCTTCAACGGTTGGCTTTACATTCTCATTAGGGGAGATAGGGGCTTCCTTGGCGAAATCAAAGAGGCACTTGAGAGGCCTAGAAAAGTTCTATCACTCGGCAGAAGCGAGGACGTTGTCTTCTTGAGAAGGGTCGAGTTCATTGTAGGAAAAGAAAAGAAAGCACGGGAGATAGCGATTAAATATCCAACCTACGTTGGTGTGTCAACTGAGATGCTGAGGAAGAAGGAGTACCCAACGTATTCCATCCCCGTTAAGGTGGTCTTCAAGAACGACGGAAAGCCCGTGAGGCACAAGGCAGAGATAAACACCAATACATTCAGAGACGTTGAGTTCAAATCTGTAATCTACGTTGGTGCCTGGACGTTCCTGAAGTTCAAAGAGAAAGTAAGGCTTGAGGAGTATTCAATCGAAGGAAAGAGGCTCAAGGTTGTTACCGATGAGAGTGCAAGCGGGTGGTTGTGA
- the cas3 gene encoding CRISPR-associated helicase Cas3', which produces MSQVTIDEFLKRENKNLEENTTSKLFRLLKAKSGDKDALLIDHVNTALRRCAELYEFIERLGSAITYEPLRDPEKRNVLFKGLAKAIILHDLGKITLDFQRKLYGKEFPEELKELLEGSGNIKARHEILSILWSTGLLGHIDEDAKIRAAVLLHHYNEFFSEDKEFSHIVELYPDDVEKYLDFLVSKKRELGEFLDDYLRTIESEFNEDFIRKALAEIKPDFSRIEALKEKVETWDDDLSESVPIYNPEELDVDFLVFLGMLRRCDYSASGDFPIETVLDISKVFRDIEERIRERIEKKLRKTGLTLEELWQKKLLNRKDSDYLVVVAPTGSGKTELGVLWAKSRGKLVYTLPLRVALNDLYRRLSEEYFDNESVGLLHSTAFMEYIEGAGSDIKVEKKVNSAGLLAMPVMLSTPDQVFLTSLNYYGSDKVISVYPESCIVVDEVQAYTPEMAAVFLKTLQLIKRAGGKVLVITATLPPHIEHFLRREGFEIVDVLEEARRHGVNVKNLHLKRHLVKLVEGDLFRYTDEGVKFEGIKDVLSAIIEFEECGFRSVMVVLNNVKKAIEAYKSISGRVKGWEVYLLHSRLPEKKKAEVVLEVKSNLEEGKRVVLIATQVVEASVDLDFDAMITEISPIDSQIQRWGRVYRNRKTDYEGDVPNIIVFSGVDRGTTAVYGRNIGARVLQKTIEVINSLEGKTLDYEAERNAINEVYHGEILEKYKGQIEELLTRLDYFTLEKQSEAQRVFRQMAGMYFVVPALMIEYGYSETVKKFGELLSDPKNFRLSWSDITQKLSQELEYEVSKWELRKILQEFSVNIPIWFVFKDGNLQHALHNTFKGYPVVLTWDKKIAEKLWEYGVDKVIDKDLDVEGDIL; this is translated from the coding sequence ATGTCTCAGGTTACGATAGACGAGTTCCTCAAGAGAGAAAATAAAAATCTGGAAGAAAATACTACCTCTAAACTGTTCCGTCTTCTCAAGGCAAAAAGTGGCGATAAAGATGCTCTCTTGATTGACCATGTGAACACCGCATTGAGAAGATGTGCTGAGCTGTATGAATTCATTGAACGCCTTGGAAGTGCGATAACATATGAACCTCTCAGAGATCCAGAAAAAAGAAACGTGCTCTTCAAAGGGCTAGCAAAGGCAATAATCCTCCACGACCTCGGCAAGATAACTCTTGACTTCCAAAGGAAACTCTACGGAAAAGAGTTTCCAGAAGAACTCAAGGAACTTCTCGAGGGAAGTGGAAACATAAAAGCTCGACATGAGATTCTCTCCATTCTTTGGAGTACAGGGCTTCTTGGGCACATAGATGAGGATGCAAAGATAAGGGCGGCAGTTCTTCTCCATCACTACAACGAATTTTTCTCGGAGGACAAAGAGTTCTCTCACATAGTGGAGCTTTACCCCGATGACGTAGAAAAGTACTTAGATTTCTTGGTCTCAAAGAAAAGAGAGCTTGGGGAATTCTTGGATGACTATCTCAGAACCATAGAGAGTGAATTCAACGAAGACTTCATCCGGAAGGCATTAGCTGAGATAAAACCCGATTTCTCTCGTATAGAGGCACTAAAAGAGAAAGTGGAAACGTGGGATGATGACCTTTCAGAGAGCGTTCCAATCTATAATCCTGAGGAACTTGACGTTGACTTCCTCGTTTTCCTTGGTATGCTTAGGAGATGCGACTATTCTGCGAGTGGAGACTTTCCTATTGAGACTGTACTCGACATTTCAAAGGTCTTTAGGGACATTGAGGAGAGAATCAGGGAAAGAATTGAGAAGAAGCTGAGGAAGACGGGACTCACTCTCGAAGAACTCTGGCAGAAGAAGCTGCTCAATAGAAAGGATTCGGACTACCTCGTCGTCGTTGCACCCACAGGATCTGGAAAGACCGAACTTGGTGTTCTCTGGGCAAAGAGCAGAGGCAAGCTCGTTTACACGCTCCCGCTCAGGGTTGCACTCAACGACCTCTACAGGCGGCTTTCAGAGGAGTACTTTGACAACGAATCTGTGGGCTTACTTCACTCAACGGCATTCATGGAATACATCGAAGGTGCCGGAAGCGACATCAAGGTTGAGAAGAAGGTGAACTCTGCTGGGCTTTTGGCAATGCCTGTGATGCTCTCGACGCCCGATCAGGTGTTCCTGACTTCCCTAAATTACTACGGCTCAGACAAGGTTATTTCGGTTTACCCTGAATCTTGCATAGTGGTGGACGAGGTTCAAGCTTACACCCCTGAGATGGCGGCAGTTTTTCTGAAAACGCTCCAGCTCATAAAAAGGGCTGGTGGGAAAGTGCTCGTGATTACTGCGACTTTACCACCGCACATCGAACATTTCCTCAGGAGGGAAGGATTTGAAATTGTTGATGTTCTTGAGGAAGCAAGAAGGCACGGAGTTAACGTCAAGAACCTTCACCTGAAAAGACACCTCGTCAAGCTTGTGGAGGGCGATCTTTTCAGATACACTGACGAAGGTGTGAAATTTGAGGGCATTAAGGACGTTCTTTCAGCAATTATTGAGTTTGAAGAATGCGGCTTTAGGAGCGTTATGGTGGTTCTTAACAACGTAAAGAAGGCAATAGAAGCGTATAAAAGCATCTCAGGGCGAGTTAAAGGCTGGGAGGTGTACCTTCTTCATTCGCGCCTGCCAGAGAAAAAGAAGGCGGAAGTAGTCCTTGAAGTTAAGTCCAACCTTGAGGAAGGCAAGCGGGTAGTCCTCATAGCGACTCAAGTCGTTGAGGCATCAGTGGACCTTGACTTTGACGCGATGATAACTGAAATCTCTCCAATAGATAGTCAGATTCAGAGATGGGGCAGGGTCTATCGGAACAGAAAAACCGATTACGAGGGGGATGTTCCTAACATCATCGTGTTCTCGGGCGTTGATAGGGGGACAACAGCGGTGTACGGTAGGAATATTGGCGCAAGGGTGCTCCAAAAAACCATAGAGGTCATTAACTCACTTGAAGGAAAGACACTTGACTACGAAGCCGAAAGGAACGCCATAAACGAGGTCTATCACGGTGAAATCCTTGAGAAATACAAAGGGCAGATTGAGGAACTCCTTACAAGGCTTGACTACTTCACTCTTGAAAAGCAGAGCGAGGCCCAGAGAGTTTTCCGCCAAATGGCTGGAATGTACTTCGTGGTGCCGGCTCTGATGATCGAATACGGTTACAGCGAAACTGTAAAGAAGTTCGGGGAGTTACTAAGCGACCCTAAGAACTTTAGACTCAGCTGGAGCGACATAACACAGAAACTTTCCCAAGAACTCGAATATGAGGTCAGCAAATGGGAGCTCAGAAAGATACTTCAAGAGTTTTCAGTCAATATCCCCATCTGGTTTGTTTTCAAAGATGGAAACCTTCAACATGCGCTTCACAACACCTTCAAGGGTTATCCAGTGGTTCTAACGTGGGACAAAAAAATAGCGGAGAAACTTTGGGAATACGGCGTTGACAAGGTGATTGACAAGGACCTTGACGTGGAGGGAGATATTCTGTGA
- the cas4 gene encoding CRISPR-associated protein Cas4 has protein sequence MREYLLTELFVTGTEINYLFICKTKLWYFSKGITMEQESEWVDLGKFLHEKSYFGEEKEVKIGPISIDFIKKDDIIEVHEVKKGKSMEKAHEMQALYYLYYLKKLGINAKAILNYPKLRETKEITLEGREKEVEDSIREVERIKSFPIPPKPVKTKKCKTCAYYELCWV, from the coding sequence ATCCGCGAATATCTCCTCACTGAGCTTTTTGTCACAGGCACAGAAATAAACTACCTCTTCATCTGCAAAACCAAGCTCTGGTACTTCTCTAAAGGCATCACCATGGAACAGGAAAGCGAATGGGTTGACCTCGGCAAGTTCCTGCATGAAAAGAGCTACTTCGGAGAAGAAAAAGAAGTCAAAATAGGTCCAATAAGCATTGACTTCATCAAAAAAGATGACATCATAGAGGTTCATGAAGTCAAAAAGGGCAAATCTATGGAGAAAGCCCACGAGATGCAGGCATTGTATTATCTCTACTACCTCAAAAAGCTTGGCATAAATGCGAAAGCTATTCTGAATTACCCAAAGCTCAGAGAAACCAAAGAGATAACCTTGGAAGGAAGAGAAAAGGAAGTTGAAGATTCAATCAGAGAAGTTGAGCGAATAAAATCATTCCCAATTCCACCAAAGCCTGTAAAAACAAAGAAGTGCAAAACGTGCGCATATTATGAGCTTTGCTGGGTTTGA
- the cas1b gene encoding type I-B CRISPR-associated endonuclease Cas1b, whose amino-acid sequence MRKKSLTLFSDGTLYRKENTLYFENAQGKKPLAIEGIYDIYIYGKVTITSQALHFLAQKGIAVHFFNHYGYYDGSFYPRESLHSGDLVIKQAEHYLDREKRLRLAKLFVRGASKNMERNLKRFGAEGNFSELLEELEDTRKITDVMNVEARIRQEYYALWDETLPDGFKIVKRTRRPPQNEMNALISFLNSRLYPAIISELYNTQLTPTISYLHEPSERRFSLALDLSEIFKPIIADRIANRLVKQGVIKKEHFREDLNGVLLNDEGKKIVLKAFNEEMRKSVKHPKLKRNVTKQRLIRLEAYKLIKHLVGTQEYEPLVAWF is encoded by the coding sequence ATGAGGAAGAAGTCCTTAACTTTATTTTCAGATGGAACTCTCTATAGGAAAGAAAACACCCTCTATTTTGAAAACGCCCAAGGTAAAAAGCCTTTGGCAATTGAGGGCATTTACGACATCTATATCTATGGAAAAGTTACCATAACATCTCAGGCTCTTCACTTTTTAGCTCAAAAGGGCATAGCGGTGCACTTTTTCAACCACTATGGATATTATGACGGCTCATTTTATCCAAGAGAAAGCCTTCACTCTGGAGATTTGGTTATAAAGCAGGCTGAGCACTATCTTGACAGAGAAAAGCGCCTAAGGCTGGCTAAGCTGTTCGTGAGAGGAGCCTCAAAGAACATGGAACGTAACTTGAAGCGCTTTGGTGCTGAAGGGAATTTCAGCGAGCTTTTAGAAGAGCTTGAGGACACAAGAAAGATAACCGATGTTATGAACGTTGAAGCAAGGATAAGACAGGAGTACTATGCTCTGTGGGATGAAACTTTACCAGATGGCTTTAAGATTGTGAAGAGAACAAGAAGACCTCCTCAAAATGAAATGAACGCCTTGATAAGCTTTCTGAACTCAAGACTGTATCCTGCAATAATCAGCGAACTTTACAACACCCAGCTGACCCCAACAATAAGCTATCTGCATGAGCCGAGCGAGAGGAGATTTTCTCTTGCTTTAGATCTGAGTGAGATTTTCAAGCCAATAATAGCTGACCGCATAGCCAACCGCCTGGTGAAGCAAGGCGTAATAAAGAAGGAGCACTTTAGAGAGGATTTAAACGGTGTTTTGCTCAATGACGAAGGAAAGAAAATTGTTCTTAAAGCGTTCAACGAAGAAATGAGGAAAAGCGTAAAGCATCCAAAGCTAAAGAGAAATGTCACCAAGCAGAGGCTGATCAGGCTTGAGGCGTACAAGCTGATAAAACATCTTGTTGGAACTCAGGAATATGAACCGCTGGTGGCATGGTTCTGA
- the csa5 gene encoding type I-A CRISPR-associated protein Csa5 — protein sequence MDFPEVVNMLRFFVRMRNFGYVDRMGNALTYEPVEMAILEALRAFRSIHESAKTDENDRKYIEKNGKKIYLPRIPDEEEIRTFLNAVRKDMSVAKRVATLALAFPSKGGEE from the coding sequence GTGGACTTCCCCGAGGTTGTAAACATGCTGAGGTTCTTCGTAAGAATGAGGAACTTCGGCTATGTGGACAGAATGGGCAATGCCCTGACCTACGAACCTGTGGAAATGGCCATTCTTGAAGCACTCAGAGCTTTTCGCTCGATACACGAGAGTGCTAAGACTGATGAGAATGATAGAAAGTATATCGAAAAGAACGGAAAGAAAATATATCTTCCGAGAATACCCGATGAGGAAGAGATTAGAACATTTCTCAATGCCGTGAGGAAAGATATGAGCGTTGCCAAGCGTGTTGCCACGCTAGCGCTTGCCTTTCCCTCCAAAGGAGGTGAGGAATGA
- the cas7a gene encoding type I-A CRISPR-associated protein Cas7/Csa2 yields the protein MFLSVGVRFEANVEALNMVETAGNYTKHRRVPYLVEEDRKLKTIYVPAISGESLAHAYQWSLVKEALAMNLPVCEDCAKGEFFKSMNKAHLKKKINPIPDDSKKIEAAIIKSCIIEDVGGFLYAEKPPVRRSSAFQVSYALPIKSMALFATAEPQLHARHAQMDAKGKKGNVSEQMIYYVETGTALYGFTFNLDLDAIGVSSLGAGPIIPEEEIKARREASLKALFRMLSSAQFGAKLSRFFPVGGITELTVVVTEHPFVVTSPIYDSYVERTKKRLEVIKEAFGEDYFFDSTNEVPEETLRKAIEYLKEKGYI from the coding sequence ATGTTTTTAAGTGTTGGAGTTAGATTTGAGGCAAATGTAGAGGCATTAAACATGGTTGAGACTGCAGGAAACTACACCAAGCACCGTAGGGTTCCCTACCTAGTCGAAGAGGACAGGAAGCTGAAGACCATCTATGTCCCAGCCATAAGCGGCGAAAGCTTAGCACATGCCTACCAGTGGAGTTTAGTCAAGGAAGCACTTGCTATGAACCTTCCAGTATGCGAGGACTGCGCAAAGGGAGAGTTCTTCAAGTCAATGAACAAAGCACATCTCAAGAAGAAGATTAACCCAATACCAGACGATTCCAAGAAAATCGAAGCCGCGATCATAAAGAGCTGTATCATTGAAGACGTTGGTGGATTTCTCTATGCTGAAAAGCCTCCAGTCAGAAGAAGCTCAGCGTTTCAGGTGAGCTATGCCCTGCCAATAAAATCCATGGCTCTCTTTGCTACAGCTGAGCCCCAGCTCCATGCAAGGCACGCGCAGATGGATGCCAAGGGTAAGAAGGGCAATGTCTCTGAGCAGATGATATACTATGTGGAAACAGGAACCGCTCTGTACGGTTTCACTTTCAACCTTGACCTCGATGCTATAGGCGTTAGCTCTCTTGGTGCTGGTCCAATCATCCCAGAAGAGGAGATAAAGGCAAGAAGGGAAGCATCGCTGAAGGCTCTGTTCAGAATGCTCTCCTCGGCACAGTTTGGGGCAAAACTCTCGCGCTTCTTCCCTGTAGGTGGAATTACAGAGCTTACCGTTGTGGTGACGGAGCATCCCTTCGTGGTGACTTCACCAATCTATGACAGCTATGTAGAGAGAACCAAGAAGAGGCTTGAAGTCATAAAGGAAGCTTTCGGGGAGGATTACTTCTTCGACTCCACGAATGAGGTTCCTGAAGAGACCCTCAGGAAGGCTATTGAGTACCTCAAAGAAAAGGGCTATATCTGA
- the cas5a gene encoding type I-A CRISPR-associated protein Cas5a, translated as MVSLISFLKVEVRPTGIIALRSLPQSKMRNAFRYPPPSTLIGALAYPLLHIAGDRTETLEPRRNARSSADRIRPLIEWATVKVSGMPRVYGSILKINRLHRRSVESAVTSFPMAVMYGESDYTLTLLYLLNDDLISASEFSVKDFERAAWGISRLGSRESVVSVESVELGKGTIMEKEMAETAYAFLLTGKKVQGGGVVQGVVDWKEGIGNYSKARIIVMFYPEGKVEVEGRLKVIDVGEEVVL; from the coding sequence GTGGTTTCCTTGATTTCCTTTTTAAAGGTGGAGGTGAGGCCCACTGGAATAATAGCGCTCCGTTCGCTCCCTCAGAGCAAGATGCGCAACGCCTTTCGCTATCCGCCGCCAAGTACGCTGATTGGAGCATTGGCATATCCGTTGCTCCACATAGCCGGAGACAGAACAGAAACGCTCGAACCGAGGAGAAATGCACGCAGCTCTGCTGACAGGATAAGACCGCTTATAGAGTGGGCAACAGTGAAAGTCTCTGGAATGCCAAGGGTCTACGGCTCAATACTGAAGATAAACCGCCTTCACAGGAGAAGCGTTGAAAGTGCTGTAACCTCGTTTCCGATGGCAGTGATGTATGGCGAAAGCGACTACACATTAACGTTGCTCTATCTCCTTAATGATGACCTTATCAGCGCTTCAGAATTCTCAGTGAAGGACTTCGAGAGAGCCGCGTGGGGGATAAGTAGACTCGGCTCGAGGGAGTCTGTAGTCAGCGTTGAGAGCGTCGAGCTGGGGAAGGGCACAATCATGGAGAAAGAGATGGCAGAAACGGCCTACGCTTTCCTTCTGACTGGTAAGAAGGTTCAAGGAGGTGGTGTTGTTCAGGGTGTCGTAGACTGGAAGGAGGGCATAGGGAACTACTCAAAGGCAAGAATCATAGTGATGTTCTACCCCGAGGGCAAGGTTGAGGTCGAAGGAAGGCTTAAGGTGATAGATGTGGGCGAGGAGGTGGTACTGTGA
- the cas8a2 gene encoding type I-A CRISPR-associated protein Cas8a2/Csx9: protein MILKVAKELPLSGLSRELALLGLSWVVDQVGTEVSNEDFALALENAMETLSNRATVNSSKMGRNDRTSYEKVLRAWFGRSAPNTYTELFGMVVEETVRLIKAGKLDVEKALTFFSVDKKGINLGVPFNGTYAIMPAVVKQPEFYEFQTEFLKPTAGTKAMVNLDPVWLSLIAVGFLTAFAGYIGGRYYLMTKPGMETLFPYVGNVLDGVLLLTDANMKSGARIDSEELYELRLAMKLAEEGKNVSEETYPLTLHLISLEGNVYTELKTVQLDLRELQGYLSEYVKKVENLSIRGINIMVETNDGSFYPLWVLVDIAETELRKGVSGDNQMLAYIFVKDLYRAINSGNRELLQDSIFRLFRQGRALIEGSAKASGLLVKTLRAFMTEAHMEALL from the coding sequence GTGATTCTCAAAGTGGCTAAGGAGCTCCCCTTAAGCGGTCTCAGCAGGGAGCTTGCTCTGCTTGGACTGAGTTGGGTTGTTGATCAAGTGGGAACTGAGGTTTCGAATGAAGACTTCGCTCTTGCGCTGGAGAACGCTATGGAGACACTGAGCAATAGAGCTACAGTGAACTCCTCCAAGATGGGACGCAACGACAGAACATCTTACGAGAAGGTTCTCAGAGCTTGGTTTGGACGTTCGGCGCCGAACACTTACACAGAGCTCTTCGGTATGGTAGTCGAGGAGACTGTGAGGCTTATTAAGGCAGGAAAGCTCGACGTCGAGAAAGCCTTAACGTTTTTCTCCGTGGACAAAAAAGGCATTAACCTTGGCGTTCCCTTCAATGGAACCTACGCCATAATGCCAGCAGTTGTAAAGCAGCCGGAGTTCTACGAGTTCCAGACTGAATTTTTAAAGCCAACAGCGGGGACTAAGGCAATGGTGAACCTCGATCCGGTTTGGCTCTCGCTGATAGCGGTCGGCTTCCTCACGGCATTCGCAGGCTACATTGGCGGGAGATATTACCTGATGACAAAGCCCGGAATGGAGACTCTTTTTCCTTACGTAGGTAATGTTCTTGATGGAGTTCTCCTCTTAACAGATGCCAACATGAAGTCTGGGGCAAGAATAGACTCAGAGGAACTTTATGAACTCCGCCTGGCAATGAAGCTCGCCGAAGAAGGAAAGAACGTCTCTGAAGAGACTTATCCCCTGACCCTACATCTGATAAGCCTTGAAGGCAATGTCTACACCGAGCTTAAAACAGTGCAGCTCGACCTCAGAGAGCTTCAAGGATACCTGAGTGAATATGTGAAAAAAGTTGAGAACCTGTCAATCAGGGGTATAAACATAATGGTGGAGACCAATGACGGCAGCTTCTATCCTCTGTGGGTTCTCGTTGACATAGCAGAAACAGAGCTTAGGAAGGGTGTTTCAGGTGACAACCAGATGCTGGCATACATTTTCGTGAAGGATTTGTACAGGGCTATAAACTCCGGCAACAGGGAGCTCCTACAAGACTCAATTTTCAGACTCTTCAGACAGGGAAGGGCGCTGATAGAGGGAAGCGCAAAAGCCAGTGGGTTGCTTGTAAAGACGCTGAGAGCTTTTATGACCGAAGCACACATGGAGGCTTTGCTGTGA